In Candidatus Fermentibacter sp., a single window of DNA contains:
- a CDS encoding nucleotidyl transferase AbiEii/AbiGii toxin family protein: MLEPEIVYRAFPGSGPSHRRAILREYLQLKALDFIFGRLSASGLVFTGGTCIHIFHGSDRFSEDLDFDNRGLTGDLYADLAGAVAREFRLEGVACECTVKAPRGASTATLRFGDILQAWKLTPHKDEILRLKLDAAPQEYDCPAEVEILNRLDVICGVPVLPAGLLLSNKLIAILERNRLMGRDLYDAAYLFGMTAPDLRYIEEKSGLSTPQEVAGCVMDRIGRTDMGILEEDVRPFVAFPGNLLRISAFPEILSRWASEAGDRSAE, from the coding sequence ATGCTCGAGCCTGAGATCGTGTACCGTGCATTCCCGGGCTCGGGGCCCTCCCACAGGCGGGCCATCCTCCGCGAATACCTCCAACTGAAGGCGCTGGACTTCATTTTCGGAAGGCTGTCTGCTTCCGGACTCGTCTTCACCGGTGGCACATGCATCCACATCTTCCATGGTTCCGACCGCTTCTCGGAGGATCTGGACTTCGACAACAGGGGGCTGACCGGTGACCTGTATGCGGATCTCGCAGGTGCCGTAGCCCGGGAGTTCAGGCTGGAAGGAGTGGCGTGTGAATGTACGGTGAAGGCTCCGCGCGGTGCCTCGACAGCGACCCTCCGCTTCGGTGACATCCTGCAGGCCTGGAAGCTCACTCCTCACAAGGACGAGATCCTCCGGCTGAAGCTCGATGCGGCGCCGCAGGAATACGACTGCCCCGCCGAGGTGGAGATCCTGAACAGGCTGGACGTCATCTGCGGAGTGCCGGTGCTGCCCGCCGGGCTGCTGCTCTCCAACAAGCTCATCGCCATTCTGGAGAGGAACAGGCTCATGGGGAGGGACCTCTACGATGCTGCCTACCTCTTCGGGATGACCGCTCCTGATCTGCGATACATCGAGGAGAAGTCCGGGCTTTCGACGCCACAGGAAGTCGCCGGGTGCGTCATGGATCGTATCGGTCGGACGGATATGGGGATCCTCGAGGAGGATGTGAGGCCCTTCGTGGCATTCCCGGGGAACCTGCTTCGCATCTCCGCTTTTCCGGAGATCCTCTCCCGCTGGGCGTCGGAGGCCGGCGATCGGTCAGCGGAGTGA